A genomic stretch from Serratia entomophila includes:
- the lpcA gene encoding D-sedoheptulose 7-phosphate isomerase, with protein sequence MYHDLIRSELNEAADTLAKFISDDANIDAIQRAAVLLADSFKAGGKVISCGNGGSHCDAMHFAEELTGRYRENRPGYPAIAISDVSHLSCVSNDFGYDYVFSRYVEAVGREGDVLLGISTSGNSGNIIKAVEAARAKGMKVITLTGKDGGKMAGSADVEIRVPHFGYADRIQEIHIKAIHILIQLIEKEMVKA encoded by the coding sequence CGAAGCGGCTGATACCCTGGCGAAATTTATCAGCGACGATGCCAATATCGATGCCATTCAACGCGCCGCCGTCCTGCTGGCGGACTCTTTTAAAGCCGGCGGGAAGGTGATCTCCTGCGGCAACGGCGGCTCCCATTGCGACGCGATGCACTTCGCCGAAGAGCTGACCGGCCGCTACCGCGAAAACCGCCCGGGCTACCCGGCGATTGCCATCTCCGACGTCAGCCATCTGTCCTGCGTCAGCAACGACTTCGGCTACGACTACGTGTTCTCGCGCTATGTGGAAGCGGTTGGCCGTGAAGGCGACGTGCTGCTGGGCATCTCTACCTCCGGCAACTCCGGCAACATCATCAAGGCCGTCGAAGCGGCGCGCGCGAAAGGGATGAAAGTGATCACCCTGACCGGCAAGGACGGCGGTAAAATGGCGGGTTCCGCCGACGTGGAAATCCGTGTGCCGCACTTCGGCTACGCCGACCGCATTCAGGAAATCCATATCAAAGCGATTCACATCTTGATTCAGCTGATCGAAAAAGAGATGGTTAAGGCTTGA
- a CDS encoding class II glutamine amidotransferase, producing MCELLGMSANVPTDICFSFTGLVQRGGRTGPHKDGWGITFYEGNGCRTFKDPQPSFNSPIARLVQDYPIKSCAVVSHIRQANRGEVALENTHPFTRELWGRNWTYAHNGQLKGYRRLETGTFRPVGQTDSEYAFCWLLHQLSLKYPRTPSHWPSVFRYIALLADQMRQKGVFNMLLSDGRFVMAYCSTNLYWITRRAPFGKATLLDQDVEIDFQQQTTPNDVVTVIATQPLTANETWHKIAPGEFALFHFGERLVLGEGIGVGRRAG from the coding sequence ATGTGTGAACTGCTCGGGATGAGCGCAAACGTACCGACCGATATTTGCTTCAGCTTTACCGGGCTGGTACAGCGCGGTGGCCGCACCGGGCCACATAAGGATGGCTGGGGCATTACCTTCTATGAAGGGAACGGCTGCCGCACGTTCAAGGATCCTCAGCCGAGCTTCAACTCGCCGATCGCCCGCCTGGTGCAGGATTACCCGATCAAGTCCTGCGCGGTGGTGTCGCATATTCGCCAGGCCAACCGCGGCGAAGTGGCGCTGGAAAACACCCATCCCTTTACCCGCGAACTGTGGGGCCGCAACTGGACCTACGCGCACAACGGCCAGCTCAAGGGCTACCGGCGCCTGGAAACCGGCACCTTCCGCCCGGTCGGCCAGACCGACAGCGAGTACGCCTTCTGCTGGCTGCTGCACCAGCTGTCGCTGAAATATCCGCGCACCCCGAGCCATTGGCCCTCGGTATTCCGCTATATCGCGCTGTTGGCGGATCAGATGCGGCAGAAGGGGGTATTCAATATGCTGTTGTCGGACGGGCGCTTCGTGATGGCCTACTGCTCCACCAATCTGTATTGGATCACCCGCCGCGCGCCGTTCGGCAAGGCCACGCTGCTCGATCAGGACGTTGAGATTGATTTTCAGCAGCAGACCACACCTAACGATGTGGTCACGGTGATCGCCACCCAGCCGCTGACCGCCAACGAAACCTGGCACAAGATTGCGCCAGGCGAGTTCGCGTTATTTCACTTCGGTGAGCGGCTTGTTCTGGGCGAAGGGATTGGTGTTGGGCGTCGGGCTGGCTGA
- the dpaA gene encoding peptidoglycan meso-diaminopimelic acid protein amidase, which produces MSKIALLFAMLFSMPMITACSASEQVAEVPVVKQQLVGSPVYIQIFKEERTLELYAKMGNEFRLVNSFRICNFSGGLGPKRREGDFKSPEGFYSVDARHLKPDSKYYRAINIGFPNDYDKSQGYSGAYLMIHGECKSIGCYAMTNTYMDEIYRYVEAAFAYGQSRIDISIYPFRMTEQNLKRHGSSSYIAFWRQLKPGYDYFVKNHQPPMMGVANGQYVLGQPLMSSSQMTQYASASPTPNTNPFAQNKPLTEVK; this is translated from the coding sequence ATGAGCAAAATCGCGCTGTTGTTTGCGATGCTTTTTTCTATGCCGATGATCACGGCCTGCAGCGCCAGCGAGCAGGTAGCCGAGGTGCCGGTAGTTAAACAGCAATTGGTCGGTTCACCGGTCTATATTCAGATCTTCAAAGAGGAACGCACGCTGGAATTGTATGCCAAAATGGGCAACGAATTCCGCCTGGTGAATAGCTTCCGCATCTGTAATTTCTCCGGCGGCCTCGGACCGAAACGTCGGGAAGGCGACTTTAAAAGCCCCGAAGGTTTTTATAGCGTCGACGCGCGCCATCTGAAACCCGACAGCAAGTATTACCGGGCGATTAATATCGGTTTCCCAAATGATTACGACAAGTCGCAGGGTTATTCCGGCGCCTATCTGATGATCCACGGGGAATGTAAATCGATTGGTTGCTACGCGATGACCAACACCTATATGGATGAGATTTACCGCTACGTCGAAGCCGCTTTCGCCTATGGCCAGAGCCGTATAGATATCAGCATCTATCCGTTCCGCATGACCGAACAGAACCTGAAGCGCCACGGTTCATCGAGCTATATCGCCTTCTGGCGCCAGCTGAAGCCGGGTTACGACTACTTCGTCAAAAACCATCAGCCGCCGATGATGGGCGTGGCCAACGGCCAGTACGTGCTCGGCCAGCCGCTGATGAGCAGCAGCCAGATGACGCAGTACGCGTCAGCCAGCCCGACGCCCAACACCAATCCCTTCGCCCAGAACAAGCCGCTCACCGAAGTGAAATAA
- a CDS encoding Na(+)-translocating NADH-quinone reductase subunit A, with the protein MIKIRKGLDLPIAGAPVQTIHDGPNIQHVALLGAEYVGMRPSMLVQEGDTVKKGQALFEDKKNPGVFFTAPASGRIVAINRGERRVLQSVVIALENGGDEQVAFAHYPVGELAVLPREQVESELIASGLWTALRTRPFSKTPRPGSTPRAIFVTAMDTQPLAADPQVIIAEQQAAFNAGLTLLTRLTEGKVHVCHAAGAKLGQQAGAQVTYNEFAGPHPAGLVGTHIHFLEPVSLKKTVWHIGYQDVIAIGTLFTTGRLDTRRVVALAGPQVAQPALLRSRLGASLDELTAGRLKAGENRVISGSVLNGVQATGPNAWLGRFHSQVSVLEEGREKELFGWIAPSPNKFSITRTTLGHFLKNKLFAFSTTTHGGERAMVPIGNYERVMPLDILPTLLLRDLLAGDSDSAQALGCLELDEEDLALCTFVCPGKYEYAPVLRDVLTKIEQEG; encoded by the coding sequence ATGATTAAAATCAGAAAAGGGTTGGATCTGCCTATAGCCGGAGCACCGGTTCAGACAATCCACGACGGCCCAAACATTCAGCATGTCGCCCTGCTTGGGGCAGAGTATGTCGGAATGCGTCCCTCCATGCTGGTGCAGGAGGGCGATACCGTGAAGAAAGGCCAGGCGTTGTTCGAAGATAAAAAGAACCCCGGGGTTTTCTTCACGGCTCCCGCCAGCGGCCGCATCGTCGCCATTAACCGCGGTGAACGCCGGGTGCTGCAGTCGGTAGTGATTGCGCTGGAAAACGGCGGCGATGAGCAAGTGGCGTTCGCGCATTATCCGGTTGGCGAATTGGCGGTGTTGCCGCGTGAACAGGTGGAGAGCGAACTGATCGCCAGCGGCCTGTGGACCGCGCTGCGCACCCGCCCATTCAGCAAAACGCCGCGCCCCGGCAGCACGCCGCGCGCCATTTTCGTCACCGCCATGGACACCCAGCCGCTGGCCGCCGATCCGCAGGTGATTATCGCCGAGCAGCAAGCGGCGTTTAACGCCGGGCTGACGCTGCTGACGCGCCTGACCGAAGGCAAGGTGCACGTCTGCCACGCCGCCGGCGCCAAGCTGGGCCAACAGGCCGGCGCCCAGGTAACCTACAACGAATTCGCCGGCCCGCATCCCGCCGGGTTGGTGGGCACGCACATTCACTTCCTCGAGCCGGTCAGCCTGAAGAAAACCGTCTGGCATATCGGCTATCAGGACGTTATCGCCATCGGCACCTTGTTCACCACCGGCCGGCTCGATACCCGCCGGGTGGTGGCGTTGGCCGGGCCGCAGGTGGCGCAGCCGGCGTTGCTGCGCAGCCGTTTGGGCGCCAGCCTCGATGAGCTGACCGCCGGTCGCCTGAAGGCCGGTGAAAACCGGGTGATCTCCGGTTCGGTGCTGAACGGCGTGCAGGCCACCGGGCCCAACGCCTGGCTCGGGCGCTTCCATTCACAGGTTTCGGTGCTGGAAGAGGGGCGCGAGAAGGAGCTGTTCGGCTGGATCGCGCCTTCGCCGAACAAATTCTCCATTACCCGCACCACGCTGGGCCACTTCCTGAAGAACAAACTGTTCGCCTTTTCGACCACCACCCACGGCGGTGAACGCGCGATGGTGCCGATCGGCAACTACGAGCGGGTGATGCCGCTGGATATCCTGCCGACCCTGCTGCTGCGCGATCTGCTGGCGGGAGACAGCGACAGCGCCCAGGCGCTGGGCTGCCTGGAGCTGGACGAAGAAGATCTGGCGCTGTGCACCTTCGTTTGCCCCGGCAAGTATGAATATGCGCCGGTGCTGCGCGACGTGCTGACCAAGATTGAGCAGGAAGGATAA